Genomic DNA from Vicugna pacos chromosome 14, VicPac4, whole genome shotgun sequence:
CTAGTTATGTGCCGTGATACTTATTGCTAATGACTGATGTGCTGCTCTGCCAAGAGCCTCAGCACAGGCGATACCCACTGGCGGATGCAGATCTGAGTAAGCACATGACTGGGTCATGTCAGACCAGGTCGACCATGTACAACAGCTTCACACCATCGCTTCCCTCAGTCTCCTGTGATCTGTGTCCAGCAGCTTCAACCACTTTAGTTTTTTTCAaatcagattttaattttgaatatttaacaCTATTGTTGATGTGCATTTCACTTTCCTCATGTTTGCTAAGAATATGTGATAAATGCTGCCAGTCTTTGCACCCATTCTCATTCTTCAGCTGATTTTTCCCTTCCCCAAAGAGTTTGCAATACAGACAAAACACAGAATCTTTTGAGGTTGAATACAGTAACCAGGATCTAGTGGTTTTTTCACCATTTGGAAGAATTCTTGTATAGTAAGTTTCTGAAAACTTCCTCCCTGTACTGTCTTTTGGAAAGTTAAAATTTCTTACTTGAGGTGGATCATTTTCAACTAGAGTGTCCCTCTGCTTAATACTCAAAATTCGGGGCCATGTACCTGGATCTGCAGAAACCACAACTGGTCTAATGgagtcttctgtttttttctcttccagttgCTCCTGCAATTTATCAGCTGTGGTTGACACAGGAGGAGGTAAATTCACATCCTGCAGGATCAGTGATGTGTCTTGGCTACATTCTGCTGAAACCTGTAGCTCTAACGTCTTTCCCCTTTTTTCCGGTATTCCCTCTACTTTTTCCAAAAGTGTATTCAACGATCcacaaaattttctttcattttcttctctaacagcattcctttttctgttttctgacgCTAATAAATTTTTTGAGTTTGTTTCCATCATCTGAGgagaaatagattaaaattttacCTTAAATTGTTAACACTGAAAAAATTAATGTATATACAAATGCCTAATAATCATCAATGAAATACAAATTATTACCACCAcacaccacttcacacccactaggacgGCTATAATAAAAGAATGACCAGAGTCAGGTAAACAGAGTGACCCTACGACCCAGCAATgccaaaatgaaaatatgtccaTGCAAAGACTTGCACAAAatgtttgtaatagccaaaaagcagaaataaaaatatagtattACCCACACACTGCGGAAATATAGCACATGGACAATTAAGCATCAGCAATGAAGGCAATAAAGTGCATTAAGTCTTCAGATAGTCaattctagctgtgtgactttaaagACACATTCTCTGAACTTCATTttctttaacatattttaaaggtttttatttaattgaactGAATACACACTTAGTAAAAAGCATCAACTAGTTATACTTGGCTAACAAAGAGGAACAGCAGTCCCTCATCCCTTTACATTTCCCTTTTCCCAGAAGCTACTGTCAACATTTTCAGCTGATTCTTTAGTTTATTTCCAAATATTAAAACAACATCCGTGTATCACTATTTAGtgatttttctcccagtttcagGCATCACTACTGACTTCTCAGAGGGGAGGATGGAAACTTAGTTCTCCTCCTCCTTACTATGCTTATCTCACAGTTGCCATTCTCAACTTAGCCTTTAGACACAGGGCTTCTCGACGTTGGCACCCCTGGCACCTCTCTGGGGCCAGATACTCTGCTGTGAGGGGCTGCCTGGCGCGCTGCACATGTTTAGGATCTCTGGCCTCCACCCTCTAGGTGCCAGGAGCACTCACCCAGTTGTGATAATCAAATGTTTACAGACACTGACAAATGTCCCCAGGGGGCAAAATCAGCCCTGGTTAGGCCACTGACTAATACCAAGACCCAGTCTTAGCATCATGACTGTGCGTGGTATTTTGAGATAAGCCACTAACTGCAAGAGTTCAGTTTTTTCCTTAAGGTTTTCATACATCACTAAGGTTTTCTGTTGTGAGGCCTGCCACTCATCACTTAAAAACGCATTTATAAAACTTCTGTATTACACAGAAATGTCATTCTTCTATTTGCCAAGTACTAATGAGCTATCTGCATTACTGATGTGGACAGACATTTCTGGGGGGATCAGAGTGGCAGGTAATGTAGTTATTCAAGCAATTCTGGATATATATTGTTGCTGTCTATTCTGACTATGcacattttcccatttttacCTCCTCTGGTGTTCATTTAGGAGTAAAAAATTGATAACCTTTGTGCAAGCTGTCTGCTCTTCAGAGAACAAACAGCGTATCTGTCTGAAGTTTATGCACTCATTGTCCTTGGCTGAGTAGAAGCCTACGGCCTAAGTAGACGCAGGTAaatcatccattaaaaaaaaaaccaaaacatatgACCTAAAATAGTTGTTTATTACCAAATCAGAGGTTATTTTTATATACTCTTTAGAAAAGATAATGTATGTATGCTACAtccttttgcctgtttttaaaccGTCCCCTGCAATCTTATCCATAAGCCACACCCAAAAGCTTTTAAATATGAGGtgcaatatatataaagaaaacaataaagataaTATAAATAAGCCTTCGTACAAAAACTCAAAAGTCAACACGGGACCTACTGTTTCTTCTGCTGTCCAACAAGTCTGCAATTCAGAGTTACTGTTCCCCAAAAGTGAACCACCGAGATCTTTATTCAGCAAAATGAGAGTTGAACATGCTCCTGATTTTACATTTATGATCCAcagtgaattaatttttatacattGGATAAAATGAGGTCAGGTTCACTTATGCCCATACAAACAAAAAAGTTGTCCCAGCATCGTCTATTGAAAGTATCTTGCTTTTCCCATCAAAATGATTTTGTCCTTTCTCCTAAAATCAATGAACTATATTTGTGTGGTTCTATTTCTGGCCTATCTAGTCCATTGATATGTTTATCTTTATATGTCAATACCACACtatcttaattactgtagcttaatgtcttttttccccaggtttactgaggtataactgataaataaaaattgtacatattggagggagggtatagctcaagtggtagagcacatacttagcatgcacgaggtcctgggttcaatacccagtgcttctattaaaaaaaaaaaaaactaacaacaaataaatagacctaatgacctccctcccctctcaaaataaataatttttagaaattatacatatttatggTATATGATACAATGTTTTGAGGTTTTTAATGTCTTgaaatcagaaaggaaattcTTTAACACCTACCTCACACCATCCACAAAATTAACTTGAGatggatcacagacttaaacataaaatctAAAACTAAAAAGCTTATATAAGATGACATAAATATCTCGTAACCTTGGTAGGCAAAGATTCcttaaacaagacacaaaaagTATTAATCAGAAAAGCAAATAGTAAATTGGaccttattaaaattaaaacttgggctttttaaaagcaacagtaagaaaacaaaaagacaaaacactATCCAGGGGAAAAATCTTCCAAgtacatttattttacaaaagatacatatccagaatatataaagaattcctacaactcaataataggAAGACAACTTAATAAAAAGGTGAGCTAAGACTTGAATAGATACTTTTACTAGAGAAGATATATGAGTGATTAAAGGGGAACAGTAGTTACCAGGAAATTAAATCCACAATAAGATCATCATTTCATATCCATCAGAATAGTTTAAGTCAAAACAGACAATACTAAATTTAGCTAAGAATATAGAGTAACTGGAACTATTAAGTTGTCAGTGGGAGTGCAAATTGGTAGAGAAAAGAATTACTCATTGTAACGTCtacaaaaaaagtaaagatctAAAACAAGCTTACTTAGAAATCAATTTCAATACCTAAGAGTATTACTCAATGAGAGACTGCCAAAAATGGAACCAAAGGAGATTCTAACTTAAATCTGCTCAAAGTAAGCTAACAGGGAGAAGCTATTGCAAACTTGCTCATTAATACTCATTAAGAAAGAATTACCTGTTTATATTCGTTAATACAACTTTGGCAGCAAAATCTCATCTGCTGACCTTCAATGACCAAGACGTTGTTTCCAACATCTTTGCTGGGCAAGTACTCCCCACACTGCTCACAGCAATTCATTATCAGACCATTGGCCAACCTGTACTTATTAAAGCACTGGTTACTGCACAGTTTATGTGTTACATTATTAACGCTGACTTCGTGGcgaatctaaaagaaaaaccaatttttaaataaatgagccATTATTAGCACCAAAAATGAGATAACTAGTTTCTTCAACAGAAACAAAGCACCTCTAGTAATTTCTCAGTGGAAGAAACATTCAGGGAAGACTTTAAAAAGCACATTTAGGGCCCtttttcactccctcctctttggagacagccagcactctgtctatggagcatGTACctattttactttaacctgagcacccaaccacCACACCTTTCCTTGCCTTTCACTCTATGCagcatgtatctctctaaataaatatacctttactcaaaaaaaagcacatttagctactttcatttttacttttgattTCTTTGTAAAACCATTCTTTggttttataaaaaaagaaaaataacattcacaGAACAAAAAGCAATAAAACCAGTAATAACCTCCCCAGAGACATTTAAGAATTACAGAAGATGAACTGGTTAGCAGGCTTTGATATGACCTGCTTAACAATAAATGGATTGGGAATTTGTAGGTATCATAAACTTCACTCTCCTAGAAAACCTGGtgggagtaggggtgggggtCAATGTTGCCCACACCCTGTATATACGTAAGGGAGATAACACCACATCTGGGTTTGCACAGCTGCCGAGTAACCGACACCTCATTCAGTTACCCAGGGCTGTGTTAAGTGAAAATGCCTGGATACACTCTTCTTTCGAAAGATGGCAACACTACCTAAGAAATATGAAGCAACCGACTCTGCTTGTTCTATGTGTTCTTGCAGGACTGGCTGTTTCCTTTACATCCTAAACCTACATTTTTTAGTGTGGCTAGTAAAAACAAAATCCGCCATAAAACTATTGCTTTGTTTATGAGTACATCTAATTCCACAGACAGGGATGTTTACTTCGCACACCACACAAATGGCCATCCGTTTACGGGGCAGTCTGACGTATCCTGGTTCTTCCCTTAACATCATAGGTAGACTGGGGAGATGGTAGAGCACTTAACAGCACCTAAAAGTTAGAATGATCACTGTAACCTAGATCATAAATAAGATGTAAAACTCCAGACCTCCGTAAGTTTACTACAGATTGTACATCTTGATTTATTCAGAACTCTTTTTCTAAGATTCTGGTTGTCTTCAAAGGGAGACAAACAAGATGTACTACACAATTTTTGGAAGGATCCACTTGACTCCACTTGAGGAACAACAGAAGCTTTTTTTGTAGGTGCATCTCTGAAACACAATGGATAGACACAATTTAAGAACATATGAACAATAACTGACATTTCACATTTTCTCATGATTTAAACCTAGGAATCAACTATAATTTTTGGTCTAGAAGAATCTACTTTTTGGTTTCACTGCCAAGAGTTCATAAATAATGTGAGAAGAGATTtagagatgaaaatattttgttgtcACCGTTACGACCTTTTAAACCTTGCCACAGGTTCTTGCGACTTTCAGAAGCATTCAGAAGGGTGTCAGCAAGTGGACAGAACTAAgggagaaggtgggggaggggcgaggCAAAGGCAGcaacagggagagagagggtggaTTTACTTCTACACCGATACTCTCCTGCCTGAGTTGAGTGCAGCACAAACGACCCACGGCTCTGACACTCTAGGCAACAGCTCAGTGAACCTGAAGACACCTGTGCATCAATTCTACCCACGAATCTTTGCAACAATTACTTTCAGAACACACATTCACACTGCCAGGGTCCAACCACATGGAGCCGTGCTGAAAGGTAATCCTTACTTTTTACTTGTTACATTGCGTTTCTTTGGAGTACGCTtatgagagaaggaagagaggcaggTGGTGGAACAGAAGAGGTGAGCTGATCCTTTGCGCTGATAAGCTGTCTGTCCCTTCTGTAAAGGCTTTTTGCAGTTTGCACAAGTGATTTTAACTGGTTTAGTCAGTTGCTGTTGGGCAGAAGGCTGGAAAATCTGTTTAGGAAGCGAGGCCACTGGTGATAAAGAATCCACCCCTGGCTGTTTCTGATTACGGGGAAACAATGCTGACTGGGAGATCcaagaatcttaaaaagaaaacacacaagaaaaaGTCACTGAACAGTTCAAAATTCACATCAGAAAACGTTCATATTGCACAAGTAGGAAAATATCAAGAAAGCCTTACAAGTGAGTGGTTCGGGCCAGGCGGCCTGCTATCCACCCTGGGGAACCACCACTTTGTATTCTGAGGGGTGGTGTCCTACTGTGCCAGCTGTGGAAACAGTGGCTGTGCAGCTGTGCGATGCGGCAGCCATCGTCTCTCAAGTCAGATCCCCAAGCTTCAAAATGTATCTCCTGCACCGGAGACTGTGTAAGTAAATTAAACTGGGTCTCGGTTTTCTCAGCTACAAACTGCGCAGATACCTAACCTATCAGTGTTATGAAGACTAAATGAAGCtgactctctctgtccctctcttgctttttgagatggcctgcactctgtctctggtgtgtgtatctccctgaataaatctacttttactctaaagaaagaaaaaaaaagactaaattagATAATGCATACGATGAAGCATTACATTTTGTACTCAGGGCACTTCCTAAGCCACTTTTTCTAAGAGGAAAGACTACaatacaaaacaaagcaaatatgcaaataaaagaTAACTGAAGAGTATGATATATGATACCCATTTTCTTAACAGCTTCCCTCTAACATTTTCTTATGAAAAACTTAAAGCATATAGAGAtgttgaaagaattttacagtgaacacctgtATGTCCAAGTAGATTCTACACTATTTCGCTTTATCACATCTTTCAATCTaccctttttatgtattttaagtaATATATAGACATTAGTACATTTCCCTCcaaaatactttgaaataaatataatttagacATAACATTTTAAAGCAACTCTTTGTACAATTACTCCCTAGCCTTCTGAAATCTCTCCTAGGCATCAGTAGAGGTGGTGGATCACACAGGGCCTCCATCATACATTACCATTAGCTTCAAAACGGAACAACATCGTAtgcaggtcatagtgcctctcaGACTTAAACATGCATAAGATGACCTGGGGACCTTGTTTAAATAGTGATTCTAAATCAGTAGGTCTGATCCTCCCTTACTAGGTGCAGCCATCTTGACTCATAATCTATCAATCATGTTAATAAAACTGCCCCTGGTCACGATCATTTGTGGCTGGACTGAGACAGAACAGCTTGACACAACCCAAGGGAATTACTGCATTGGGAGAGCTGCCTTCTAGGTAGAAGCCAGTGTGGGTCAGGCACGTCTCCTAGCATGTGCTGTGGACATCACATTATCACAGCTGTGATGTGCACGTGAGTCCAGGGTTACAGATGCACGTGCAAAGCCAAATGGAGGCGTAAACCCTCAGGTGCTGCTGATGGTAACAGTGAGGGCACTGTTTATGATCTTACCTTTCCAAATTTCTACATTGGGTATGGTTACCTTTAAAATCCAAAAAGCACAGAATGTCATTTTCTTaaagtaataattaaaaaaaaaccacagtgaaCTCACAGAaaggcaaaacaacaacaacaaaacagtagGTCTGAGGAGGGGCTGAGATCCTACATTTCTAACTAACTCTGGGTAACAGTGAATCTTTGAGAAACAGGGCCCAGAACTACTACATTATTCTATCATCTCTCTTCAACAGCTTTTGTTATGAGCCAAGGCCTGCGGCCCCTCCATGCATCACAGCTCCAAGGCCTCTCGTAATACTACCAACACTAACAActcttttcatttctaattcCCACCCACTGTTTCTgatcttgttttttccttttcgtTCTTTCATTCCACAGGATGACTTGCTGGCGAATATGGACTGGATTCCAAAACTGTTTTTTATTACGAAGTACTCAGAACTTTCTTTATTGCTAAATTTTCCTACTTCCTAACCATTTCTTTAGAAagcaaatattatttataaacagGGTGCATTCTGGGACCAAACTTCACTGCATATCATACTGGATAACAAACTAGATTTAAtaagtaacagaaataaaagataactaTTACAAGATTTGTTGCTACCATTAATATGGGAGAAATAA
This window encodes:
- the ZMYM5 gene encoding zinc finger MYM-type protein 5 isoform X1 — encoded protein: MDKCSVGGLDLTEQTPVLLGSKAMTASLMDIGNSFGDPASPLINRSRNSSVEDDDDVVFIESIQPPSTSAPVIAVQRNFTFASSRNEKLQGNYSIILPSSRDLASQKGSLSETIVIDDEEDMETNGREKRNSSSFIEWGLPRAKNRTKDLDFSTSSLSRSKTKTAVGPFNPGRVNLAGDEFQNGEFATHHSPDSWISQSALFPRNQKQPGVDSLSPVASLPKQIFQPSAQQQLTKPVKITCANCKKPLQKGQTAYQRKGSAHLFCSTTCLSSFSHKRTPKKRNVTSKKDAPTKKASVVPQVESSGSFQKLCSTSCLSPFEDNQNLRKRVLNKSRCTICSKLTEIRHEVSVNNVTHKLCSNQCFNKYRLANGLIMNCCEQCGEYLPSKDVGNNVLVIEGQQMRFCCQSCINEYKQMMETNSKNLLASENRKRNAVREENERKFCGSLNTLLEKVEGIPEKRGKTLELQVSAECSQDTSLILQDVNLPPPVSTTADKLQEQLEEKKTEDSIRPVVVSADPGTWPRILSIKQRDTLVENDPPQVRNFNFPKDSTGRKFSETYYTRILPNGEKTTRSWLLYSTSKDSVFCLYCKLFGEGKNQLKNENGCKDWQHLSHILSKHEESEMHINNSVKYSKLKSDLKKTKVVEAAGHRSQETEGSDGVKLLYMVDLV